The genomic interval TCCCCACTTGCCAAGCCCGTAAACAGGACTTTGACTGTTATCGTGAAACCTCCAGGATATACATTGAAGATAAAAGCTCTCAATGCCTGTGGAGAGCCCGCGTCGAACGTAACCATAGTTCTAGGAGACTTCAAGGGACTCACGGCCCGAGACGGGACACTGACATTTCGACATCTCAACGGCACCTATATGTTGTATGCGTTTCTAGGGAGAGTACAGGTGGCCGACCCAACAACTATAACAATCTCCTCAGACACGGAGCTCACACTTAAGCTCAAACTATACAAGGTTCTCATAGATGCCAAGACTACCAAGGGGACACCCGCTGAGGGCATCATTCTTAGGGCTTTTGTTGACGACCAATTCTTGTCCTATGCAAAAACCAATAGTAGCGGGCTAGCGGTTCTCAAAAACATTCCGCCAGGAAACATAACAGTAAAGGCTTACTCGAGTGACGGGAAAATAGAACTAGGTAGCTGGAGCATAACTGTGCGGGGAGACGTTGACGTGGTCGACCCAGAGATAGTTGTTCCCGAGATAGGAAAAATAGAGGCATAATGCCATGTGGTGACAATTATGCGTCTCGGTGAAGATAAGGCAAGGGTGCTCGCGTTTTTCGTTCCCATGTTTGTGAGAGCGATTCCAGAAGTATTGTCCTGGCCTTATCCAATTGGGTTCGATACCATTGTCTATGCTGGCTACGCGGTTAGAGGAACATTTGTCAGGATGCCTGTTCTACAAGTGTTTAAGACAACAAGCTTGCTCTATATCATCTACACGTTGCTATATAAGGCTCTGGAAGACCCCCTTCTCCCTGCAAAGTTATTGGGACCATTGCTAACTGGCCTCGTGGGTTTTACTATTTATTTGTATGGTAGGGCCGCCGGCTATAAGCCGGGAACATCTCTTCTCGCCTCCCTGCTTGCCACCACATATTTTGTTGGGCTCAGGATTTCCTGGGAGATGTATAGGCAGATGCTCGGAACGATCTTCCTCTTCCTGATATTTTACCTCGAGACAAGGCCCCAGACGAAGACGAACAGGCTTGGCCAGGCGGTCTTGTCGTTCCTCACGGCGTGGAGCCACGAATTCATAACTGTGATACTTCTATCACACAAGGCTATACAGTCGTTGGGAAAAAGGCACCCATACAAAATTATAGAGGAAGCCCTAACAGCCGTGCCGGCAGGCCTGCTTTTCCTGTACCAAATATACAGCCCCTCCACGGGCGCACTGCAGGTCCCAGTTTTGCAGGTAGCTTCGCCAACCCCTCTTCACCTCTTTCTATACATAACTGGCTTTGTCTTGTACCTCTATCTTCCGCTCGCACCCCTAATAGTCTTCGGGATAGGTGAGTTGGGCAAGCCACAGCTCAGGGACTTTGCCATTGTCTGCCTCCTGTTGACCTACTTGCCCCTCCTTAGCATAGGAATCCTCGACATTCTGTGGTTTAGGTGGACTATCCTCCTCGTCTACCCAGTAGCATTTTTGGCGGCTGGGGGCTTCGAGAGGCTCGTGAAGGGTGAGGCTCCCTTGAGCCGTGAGACTGCTAGGAGGCTAGCAGTTGCAACCCTCGTGCTGAATGTCGTGTTTACGGCTACTTACCTTGTCCTGCCTCCCGAGGGACAGTTTAACAAGTATTTTGGAGACTGGAACATGTATAAACAGTTCATGCAGACATCCATGCTCCAGTCTTGTATCCCCCTGAGAGACATACCCCCAACCATTGAGGCCATTAAATGGGTAGACTCTCTCCCCGGGAATAAGACCCTCGTGCTCCACGAGGCCTTCCATAACTGGGCCCAAATATATGCAAAAAACACGAGGCTCGTCAGGATTAACGAGCAGAAGCTTTCTTCTCCAATAAGGCAGAACATCTCGCAACTACTAGTAGCCTTGGCAGAAAAACAAAACACCACTGTCTATACCATATGGTGGACAAATACAACGTGGTATAATATGTCCTCGCCACCTCCACAGTACAAGCTTATAAAAACATTCCATGACATTGCAGTATACGTCTACCAGCCTTAAGGTACTGCAAAGCCCTCGCTTTATTGGAGATAATTTCTCAATGTTTTGTTTCTATCTTTAATAAAAATAAATCAACCAAGCTTAAATATTTAGGATCGTTCCAGTAATTCAGGGAATGTATGGGGTATCCGCGGGTATCCTTAATATGGGTGAACTATAATTCTGGAAGGTTTTTAGAGATTGCAAAGGAGTCTCTTCTGGCACTTACAGAGCTAGATTATCCGAGCTACGAGGTTATAGTGGTTGATAATGGTTCCAACGATGCGAGCCGTGAGTACGTACGTGAGATTGCCGAGAAGTATAGGTTCAAATTCATAGGTTTAGCGCGAAACCTGGGGTTTACTGGTGGGAACAATGTAGGCTTCAGGGCTCGGGATAAAGAAGCTAAATATGTTGTTCTGATAAATAACGATGCGATAGTTTACAAGGATAGTTTACGGGAGTTGGTAGAGTTTATCGAAAACGAGAGAGCTGTGGGAGCTGCTCAGGGAATAATTTTAAGCTCAGACAACACGGTAGATTCAGCCGGCGTAATTATGGATGAGGTTTTGGCTTCCCATCCACTTTACAGGTACAAATCTCCTGGAATGATTAATAGGCCGCTTGCTGTAACGTATACAAGTGGAGCTTATTCTATTTATAGGGTAAGTTCTCTTCTCGATGTATGGCATGGTATGGAAAAGATTTTCTTTGACTTTGGCTTTGGGTACTTTGATGACAATGTGCTTGGTTTACAAATGTGGAATCATGGATGGAAATGCAGAGTTTACCCAGTAAAAGTGGGCATCCATAAAGCAAGCCTATCTTTCGGCAGGGCAAGCTCCCTAAGAGCATACCTATCTCTGAGAAACACCTTGTTGTTGAACGAGATCACCAATAGTCGATACAAGTCAGTTATTCCAATTTTTGCGTTCCGAGACGCTTTTCCCAGAGCTTTTAGGTCGAAGGACAAATTCTATGAAGTTATAGCTTATGCAATAAAAGACTATAAACGTTTTAAGCCCTTTTTAGTTGGTTATAGGCTTGACATCTACAAGGCCCCTATTATGAAAATAGAGCCCTGGAACTTGATAAAGTTTCTTGGACTAAGGCGTAGGGTTACACATAAGATAGATGAGGAATTATCTCTATTCTTCAAAGACACCAAAAAATAGTATAAACTTGGTTGTATGAAGTTTGTTTTAATTTGATGTTGGATTGTTCCCCTTGGGCAATGTTTCCAGCAAAACTACTGTGAATATTTTCCAGCTAAACTCTTTTAAACAGGCAGATGTCGGTATGTAGGTGGGAGCGTTATGATTGCAATGTTTAATGATTGTGCCTATGTTGGTGAGACGCTTGTTAAGTACTTTCCGAGGGAGCTACCTGTTATACATATAAAAAGGAGTAGAGGTCTATGGAGTAAAACATTTGGTATAGCTTTAAAGATCCTGAGAACGAAGGCCGAGTTATATCATGTTCATTATCTTCTGCAGGACTGTTATATAGCAGGCAAGCTTGGGAAGAAGCCGCTTGTTGGGCATGCACATGGAAGTGACTTAAGGAGAACTTTGTTTCATCCTGTGTGGGGCAGAATTGTAAGGTATAACCTAAAAGTTTCTGATAGGGTGCTTGTGAGTACTCCTGATATCCTTGGGATAGCTAGGAAGTTTAGAGAAGACGCTGAATATCTGCCTAACCCTGTAGATACGAAAATTTTTTACCCTAAACCTCTCATTGGACGTGAGAAGAAAAAGGTTCTTATAGCCTCTGACTCCAACTGGAGCGTAAAGGGAACTGATATAGCAATTAGAGCTTTAAGCAGAATAAAGGATAAAGTCGAGGTGAGTATCATTAGATATGGTAGGGACTTTGAAAATACTGTTCTACTTGCACAAAAGTTGGGTTTAAAGTTAAATGTTCTTCCAAAGGTTTCCCATGAGAAACTGGTTGAGTATTTCTGGGAACATGATGTTGTTATTGATAGGTTTAAGCTTGGCTCTCTTGGGATGGTTTCTTTGGAGGCTATCGCTGCTGGCAGACCGGTTTTATGCTATGTTTCTTCTGAATTTGAGGAATATA from Thermofilum adornatum carries:
- a CDS encoding glycosyltransferase, which encodes MIAMFNDCAYVGETLVKYFPRELPVIHIKRSRGLWSKTFGIALKILRTKAELYHVHYLLQDCYIAGKLGKKPLVGHAHGSDLRRTLFHPVWGRIVRYNLKVSDRVLVSTPDILGIARKFREDAEYLPNPVDTKIFYPKPLIGREKKKVLIASDSNWSVKGTDIAIRALSRIKDKVEVSIIRYGRDFENTVLLAQKLGLKLNVLPKVSHEKLVEYFWEHDVVIDRFKLGSLGMVSLEAIAAGRPVLCYVSSEFEEYRDFPLKDVRDEEEIIEAVMNADEDLWRKQYAYLMKHHEPNTVAKRVLEIYRSLGVEISV
- a CDS encoding glycosyltransferase family 2 protein, coding for MGYPRVSLIWVNYNSGRFLEIAKESLLALTELDYPSYEVIVVDNGSNDASREYVREIAEKYRFKFIGLARNLGFTGGNNVGFRARDKEAKYVVLINNDAIVYKDSLRELVEFIENERAVGAAQGIILSSDNTVDSAGVIMDEVLASHPLYRYKSPGMINRPLAVTYTSGAYSIYRVSSLLDVWHGMEKIFFDFGFGYFDDNVLGLQMWNHGWKCRVYPVKVGIHKASLSFGRASSLRAYLSLRNTLLLNEITNSRYKSVIPIFAFRDAFPRAFRSKDKFYEVIAYAIKDYKRFKPFLVGYRLDIYKAPIMKIEPWNLIKFLGLRRRVTHKIDEELSLFFKDTKK